From one Anopheles bellator chromosome 1, idAnoBellAS_SP24_06.2, whole genome shotgun sequence genomic stretch:
- the LOC131206739 gene encoding melanotransferrin, with amino-acid sequence MKTPHSLVPLSTILLSLAVLSSGQYYFEEEKEFNNNFVWCTTSLEETYKCQNFTRALERDVALFNDFFLNISCHHGYDHDDCMTLINDRKADVMTLDAGEVFSGGRFHSLIPLMQEGYEGGFTQYHAVAVIKKGSLQDVTHLRHLRGKKACFAWVGSHAGWTVPIYTLQREGGMVITDCNNIVKTTTDFFGPSCAVNALIDKYNPIGDNSNNLCSLCTGVIPGGKCTPTDPYAGFEGAFRCLVEAGDIAFLKHTTVEEMVESGFLPGLTVDQFELLCKDGTRQPISQYRQCQWSSVPSHALVISSAVSRSERRKLKKFFTKAVNLYGSKQQRYNSSTSSVYDRQDDRYNPYQNRFTTTTTTYSPFNEGSANYSAQPYESFDLFESKRYGRRLNLMFQDSTRHLAPIDDDKQNYQKFLGNSLEQIYGTRSCPVGRMMLCVTSDAEYEKCIKMRTALKAQLIKPDMLCLKAHSHITCMQHIQSGTADVAVLDASDVYTAGLHYDLMPFMSEIYDLGLPEYYVVAVAKEEDPDTELTYLRGKYTCHSGINTAAGWVYPMAYLISNGWIRPYGCDSIRAAAEYFTKSCVPGAISKEYNTGVPYDNMCDLCHGNSFRYCRRDASEDYYGNTGAFRCLVEGGGHVAFVRHTTVIENTGGKKREWWARDAFPDDFELLCPDGTRAEVNEFKKCNLGVVKANAIVARGGRGYNGTEMNAYINLFTYAQQFYGRKFSDEFSFSMFFSPPPYHDLIFSDATRGLRVVDSDKRWFDAYLGPNFMRARRITDCHAGSSILYISALNSFMLVVSVLFSLKFIF; translated from the exons ATGAAGACTCCGCATAGTTTGGTGCCCCTCAGCACGATATTACTGAGTCTAGCAGTTCTTTCTTCAG GACAATATTATTTCGAGGAAGAGAAAGAATTTAATAATAACTTTGTTTGGTGTACAACAAGTTTGGAGGAAACGTACAAATGCCAGAACTTCACAAGGGCCCTCGAACGAGATGTGGCGCTGTTTAATGACTTTTTCTTAAACATTTCCTGCCACCATGGATACGATCATGACGACTGTATGACGTTAATCAACGACCGCAAGGCCGATGTGATGACGCTGGACGCCGGGGAAGTTTTTAGCGGTGGCCGATTTCACTCGTTGATCCCCCTTATGCAAGAAGGATACGAAGGAGGGTTTACACAGTATCACGCCGTGGCTGTTATCAAGAAAGGGTCGCTTCAGGATGTGACCCATTTAAGGCATTTGCGTGGCAAAAAAGCCTGCTTTGCTTGGGTTGGTAGCCACGCCGGCTGGACCGTTCCAATTTATACC CTGCAACGTGAAGGAGGAATGGTCATAACTGACTGCAATAACATTGTTAAAACGACGACGGACTTTTTCGGGCCATCGTGTGCCGTCAATGCTTTGATCGATAAGTACAATCCGATAGGAGACAATTCGAACAATCTCTGCTCTCTGTGTACCGGGGTAATCCCAGGCGGAAAATGTACCCCTACAGATCCGTATGCCGGTTTCGAGGGTGCTTTTCGATGTTTGGTGGAAGCAGGGGACATTGCTTTCTTAAAACACACCACAGTGGAAGAAATGGTAGAAAGTGGCTTTTTACCGGGCCTGACTGTCGATCAGTTTGAACTGCTGTGCAAGGATGGAACTCGTCAACCGATTTCTCAATATCGCCAATGCCAGTGGAGCAGCGTGCCGTCTCATGCACTAGTAATATCGAGTGCCGTCTCAAGATCCGAGCGTCGAAAACTGAAAAAGTTTTTTACGAAAGCAGTCAATTTGTATGGATCGAAACAACAACGATACAATAGCAGTACATCCTCCGTCTACGATCGGCAGGACGATCGTTACAATCCATATCAAAATAGGTTCaccacaacaacgacgacatATTCTCCGTTCAACGAGGGATCCGCAAATTACAGTGCTCAGCCTTACGAGTCCTTTGATCTATTCGAATCGAAGCGATATGGAAGACGTTTGAATTTGATGTTTCAAGACTCAACCCGTCACCTGGCACCGATAGACGACGATAAGCAAAATTATCAAAAGTTTCTCGGTAATTCATTAGAACAAATCTACGGCACCCGTTCCTGTCCCGTGGGGCGAATGATGCTGTGCGTTACGTCCGACGCGGAATACGAGAAATGCATCAAGATGCGAACTGCGTTGAAGGCGCAGTTGATAAAGCCCGATATGCTGTGTTTGAAAGCGCATTCTCACATAACGTGTATGCAGCACATCCAATCAGGCACAGCTGATGTGGCTGTACTAGATGCAAGCGATGTATACACAGCGGGACTTCACTACGATCTGATGCCCTTTATGTCGGAAATATATGATTTGGGTCTACCAGAGTACTATGTGGTGGCTGTAGCCAAGGAAGAAGATCCTGATACCGAGCTTACTTACCTGCGTGGAAAGTATACATGTCATTCCGGTATCAATACTGCGGCAGGCTGGGTCTACCCAATGGCCTACCTTATTTCGAATGGTTGGATTCGTCCGTACGGATGCGATAGTATTCGAGCAGCCGCGGAATACTTCACTAAGTCATGCGTCCCCGGTGCAATCAGCAAAGAATACAACACGGGTGTTCCATACGACAATATGTGCGATCTGTGCCATGGTAATAGCTTCCGCTATTGTCGACGTGATGCCTCAGAAGATTACTACGGGAACACAGGTGCCTTTCGATGCTTGGTGGAAGGGGGTGGTCATGTTGCATTTGTTCGTCATACAACCGTTATAGAAAACACGGGAGGCAAGAAGCGCGAATGGTGGGCCCGAGATGCCTTTCCGGATGATTTTGAGCTACTGTGTCCGGATGGAACCCGTGCTGAAGTGAACGAGTTCAAGAAGTGTAATCTCGGTGTAGTCAAGGCCAATGCTATTGTCGCCCGCGGAGGACGTGGTTACAATGGTACGGAAATGAACGCTTACATCAATCTATTTACCTATGCTCAGCAGTTCTACGGCAGGAAGTTTTCCGATGAATTTAG tTTCAGCATGTTTTTCTCACCTCCTCCGTATCATGATCTGATATTTTCCGATGCCACCAGAGGATTGCGCGTAGTAGATTCCGATAAACGTTGGTTCGATGCTTACCTGGGACCAAACTTCATGCGCGCTCGTCGCATTACGGACTGCCATGCTGGGTCCTCCATTTTGTATATCAGTGCCTTAAATAGTTTTATGCTAGTTGTTTCTGTATTATTCTCTCTGAAATTCATATTTTAG